The Argiope bruennichi chromosome 9, qqArgBrue1.1, whole genome shotgun sequence genome contains a region encoding:
- the LOC129984056 gene encoding programmed cell death protein 2-like, which translates to MAAANIPVELGFVEKRAPWKLRSKFFPSKVGGNPAWLRLNNLPERSDILCNTCRKPLIFLMQVYAPIPEIESAFHRTIFLFVCANGKCYKRFDNQNFVVYRNQLPRQNEFYSFDPPEYNEKTSLDPSAEKYQPLCCICGCAASLKCSKCSEVDYCSEDHRDCDWRWNHQSICGRSNAEAGSKRKKATNQFLLPEYELVTETEELPSTGQEKSDEEKMKEYRQFMQSAKAPKEMQDMPLDDLDAVMKKNDKAFNKFQKRIKLEPEQVLRYHRGETPLWVSAEHIPSPNDIPDCVCGAKRVFEFQVMPQLLNYLSLDSVQDSIDWGNLAVYTCSKSCEKGGESYVKEFVWKQDFSDDHRQ; encoded by the exons ATGGCAGCAGCAAATATACCCGTTGAATTGGGATTTGTGGAAAAACGTGCTCCTTGGAAGCTTCGGAGCAAATTTTTTCCAAGTAAAGTTGGTGGAAACCCAGCATGGTTGCGTTTGAACAATCTTCCAGAACGATCAGATATTCTATGTAATACATGCCGtaagccattaatttttttaatgcaagtgtACGCACCCATACCAGAAATTGAGTCCGCTTTTCATCGTACGATTTTCTTATTTGTGTGCGCCAatggaaaatgttataaaagatttgataatcaaaattttgttgtgTACAGAAACCAACTTCCCCGCCAGAACGAATTTTATTCTTTCGATCCACCAGAATATAATGAAAAGACTTCATTAGATCCGTCTGCGGAAAAATATCAGCCACTATGTTGTATCTGCGGTTGTGCAGCGtcattaaaatgttcaaaatgttcTGAAGTGGATTATTGTTCTGAGGACCACCGTGATTGCGACTGGAGGTGGAATCACCAAAGTATTTGTGGAAGAAGCAATGCAG AGGCTGGATCAAAACGAAAAAAAGCCACAAATCAGTTCTTGCTACCTGAATATGAACTTGTGACAGAAACTGAAGAATTGCCATCAACAGGACAAGAGAAATCtgatgaagaaaaaatgaagGAATACAGACAATTTATGCAGTCAGCTAAAGCTCCTAAAGAAATGCAAGATATGCCCCTTGATGATCTGGATGCTGTTATGAAAAAAAACGATAAggctttcaataaatttcaaaagaggaTAAAGCTGGAACCAGaacaa GTATTGCGTTATCACAGAGGTGAAACTCCATTGTGGGTATCTGCAGAACATATACCATCTCCAAATGATATTCCAGATTGTGTTTGTGGTGCCAAACGGGTGTTTGAATTTCAG GTCATGCCacaactgttaaattatttatctctaGATAGTGTTCAAGACAGCATTGATTGGGGCAATCTAGCTGTGTATACTTGTTCCAAATCATGTGAAAAAGGAGGGGAAAGTTATGTTAAAGAATTTGTGTGGAAACAAGATTTTTCTGATGATCATCggcaataa